The Roseimicrobium gellanilyticum genome contains a region encoding:
- a CDS encoding N-acetylmuramoyl-L-alanine amidase: MSFWNWRCLKPAIGTAVVALCGGAMPAQEAPAPAVPAVPPAAPASASPPPAPPPPPLTQEDSPPLLTVPTVPDKPLLSPLADKPDWNTLKAVAGTMTRTEFQQATASVYLDDSAQLPPWHIEGDSLMVETSPGQPPITIAFVREDALRSKPIRYWRTAQELPPLQKGDSPLKGLHIALDPGHIGGGYAQVEERWLSMRPGEAVMEGSLVLQVANLLKPRLEALGAVVTFVRSQEAPVTTQTPDSLRPVAKQVLLDSGISNPPDSYTNRYDERRIISVQWQAEKLFYRVSEIRARANRVNQELKPDLVLCLHLNAEAWGDPEKPAFVPQNHLHLLVNGCYSPAELRHEDIRFEMLQRLFSRVQESEIPMADTVAGAMAQATGLPAYVYTKNTARRVSGSPYVYARNLLANRTYQCPVLYFEPYVMNHEETYKRLLLGHYIGRTLLDGHLVSSPLEDYTRGVVRGLEEYYSANRKKEAP, from the coding sequence CCCACCCGCACCTCCCCCGCCCCCCCTGACGCAGGAAGACAGCCCACCCCTGCTCACCGTACCCACCGTCCCCGACAAGCCTCTGCTCAGTCCCCTGGCCGACAAGCCGGACTGGAACACACTGAAGGCGGTGGCAGGCACCATGACACGGACCGAGTTTCAGCAGGCCACGGCCTCCGTGTACCTCGATGATTCCGCCCAATTGCCTCCGTGGCACATCGAGGGAGACTCGCTCATGGTGGAGACGTCCCCCGGGCAGCCCCCGATCACCATTGCCTTCGTCCGCGAGGATGCTCTGCGGAGCAAGCCCATCCGCTACTGGCGCACCGCGCAGGAGTTACCCCCGCTCCAGAAGGGTGATTCACCGTTGAAAGGATTGCACATCGCCCTGGACCCGGGCCACATCGGGGGCGGCTACGCCCAGGTCGAGGAGCGCTGGCTCAGCATGCGTCCCGGTGAGGCCGTGATGGAAGGGAGCCTGGTCCTGCAGGTGGCCAATCTGCTGAAGCCACGGCTTGAGGCTCTGGGTGCTGTGGTGACCTTTGTGCGGTCTCAGGAAGCTCCCGTCACCACGCAGACCCCGGACTCACTCCGGCCCGTGGCAAAGCAAGTATTGCTCGATTCAGGCATCTCCAATCCCCCAGACTCCTATACCAATCGCTACGACGAACGGCGCATCATTTCCGTGCAGTGGCAGGCGGAGAAGCTCTTCTACCGTGTGAGTGAGATCCGGGCGCGTGCGAACCGGGTGAATCAGGAACTGAAGCCCGATCTTGTGCTGTGCCTGCACCTGAATGCCGAGGCGTGGGGTGACCCGGAAAAGCCCGCCTTCGTGCCGCAGAATCATCTTCATCTGCTGGTAAATGGCTGCTACAGCCCGGCAGAACTACGGCATGAGGACATCCGCTTTGAGATGCTGCAGCGTCTCTTCAGCCGCGTGCAGGAATCCGAGATCCCCATGGCGGATACGGTAGCCGGAGCCATGGCCCAGGCCACGGGACTGCCAGCATATGTCTACACGAAAAACACAGCCCGGCGCGTATCCGGCAGTCCCTACGTGTATGCGCGCAACCTGCTCGCCAATCGCACCTACCAGTGCCCGGTGCTCTATTTTGAGCCCTATGTGATGAATCACGAGGAGACCTACAAGCGGCTGCTGCTGGGCCACTACATCGGGCGCACGCTGCTGGATGGCCACCTCGTCTCCAGCCCGTTGGAAGACTACACACGCGGTGTGGTGCGCGGTCTTGAAGAGTACTACTCAGCCAACCGCAAGAAGGAGGCTCCATGA